The Nitrospirales bacterium genome includes a window with the following:
- the carB gene encoding carbamoyl-phosphate synthase large subunit translates to MPRRTDLHRILLIGSGPIVIGQACEFDYSGTQACKALKEEGFEVILINSNPATIMTDPDLADRTYVEPITCEVVERILEQDRPDALLPTMGGQTALNLTVELFQKGILEKYGVRTIGASYEAIQKAEDREAFKAAMERINVKVPLSGSIRSRQEAIQLIEPIGFPAIVRPSFTLGGAGGNIAYNREEYEQFVDWALLTSPVGQVLIEQSLIGWKEYELEVMRDLKDNVVIVCPIENFDAMGIHTGDSITVAPAMTLTDKEYQRMRNAAVQIIREIGVDTGGSNIQFAVNPKTGDQIVIEMNPRVSRSSALASKATGFPIAKIAAKLAVGYTLDEITNDITKVTKASFEPAIDYVVVKIPRFTFEKFEGSDPTLTTHMKSVGEAMALGATFKESLQKAIRSLETDRFGLCSLYGLEGLYQTEPADPEVAAEIRAALQTPTADRLWQVADALRVGLSVEEIHTITHIDPWFVEEIRQLVEFEHELVAQRHAFSTPLYQEAKRLGFSDERLMQLLELSAESLQEVAKSLDATFRLTYKRVDTCAAEFEAHTPYLYSTYSAHCEARVSNRKKVIILGGGPNRIGQGIEFDYCCVHSAMALQEEGIETIMVNCNPETVSTDYDISDRLYFEPLTVEDVTHILDVENPFGIIVQFGGQTPLKLSWPLDKIGAPILGTSPDAIDRAEDRKRFSALITDLSLRQPESGTAFSFEEAHHIAERVQYPVMARPSYVLGGRAMQILYDADSLERYLHVHALNLARHPLLVDHYLDGAIEVDVDAISDGHHVVVAGIMEHVEMAGIHSGDSACSLPPYSLPGSLIDEIKTQTIALAKSLNVVGLMNIQFAVQGNQVFVLEVNPRASRTVPFVSKTIGVPLAKLATKVMVGRSLEELGFMETPRLSHMSVKEAVFPFTKLGAVDVLLGPEMRSTGEVMGIDGDFGWAFAKSQAAAGNALPKSGTVLLSVKDSDKEGTLDIARRLRALGFTLQATNGTAAFLRQQGIDVESVNKIKEGRPHIVDVIKNGQIGVVVNTVGSAASQDDSAPIRKEALYQGIPYFTTIPAAKAAVLGIEAMRKGKLRVRPLQAYQAALKHHK, encoded by the coding sequence ATGCCACGACGAACTGATCTTCACCGCATTTTACTCATCGGCTCCGGGCCCATTGTGATCGGACAGGCTTGTGAATTCGACTATTCAGGCACCCAAGCCTGTAAGGCGCTCAAAGAAGAAGGCTTTGAGGTGATCTTGATCAATAGTAACCCCGCGACAATCATGACCGATCCTGATTTGGCTGATCGTACCTACGTCGAACCCATTACCTGTGAAGTCGTAGAACGCATTCTCGAACAGGATCGCCCCGATGCGTTGCTCCCCACGATGGGAGGGCAGACAGCTCTGAATCTGACGGTCGAATTATTCCAGAAAGGCATCCTGGAAAAGTACGGTGTCCGTACGATTGGGGCGTCGTATGAGGCGATTCAAAAAGCCGAAGACCGGGAAGCGTTTAAAGCGGCTATGGAGCGAATCAACGTCAAGGTTCCACTCAGCGGATCCATCCGCTCACGACAAGAGGCCATTCAACTCATCGAGCCCATCGGATTTCCTGCTATCGTTCGCCCCTCATTTACCTTGGGAGGTGCGGGAGGCAATATCGCGTACAACCGGGAGGAATACGAACAATTCGTGGACTGGGCGCTCCTGACGAGTCCGGTCGGGCAGGTGCTGATCGAGCAATCGCTCATCGGATGGAAGGAATACGAGCTCGAGGTCATGCGCGACTTGAAGGACAACGTCGTGATCGTATGTCCCATAGAAAATTTCGATGCCATGGGCATTCACACGGGCGATAGCATCACGGTCGCTCCGGCCATGACACTGACGGATAAAGAGTATCAACGCATGCGAAATGCGGCGGTACAGATCATTCGTGAGATCGGCGTGGATACGGGTGGCTCCAACATTCAATTCGCGGTGAACCCGAAGACCGGAGATCAAATCGTCATCGAGATGAATCCCAGGGTCTCGAGGAGTTCCGCGCTGGCTTCCAAGGCGACCGGCTTTCCGATCGCCAAAATTGCCGCAAAACTCGCGGTCGGGTACACGCTCGATGAAATCACCAACGACATCACCAAGGTGACGAAAGCTTCATTCGAGCCGGCCATCGACTATGTCGTTGTCAAGATCCCGCGTTTCACGTTCGAGAAATTTGAGGGAAGCGATCCGACGCTCACCACCCATATGAAGTCCGTTGGCGAAGCCATGGCGCTTGGCGCGACGTTTAAAGAATCGCTTCAGAAAGCTATACGCTCCCTAGAAACTGACCGATTCGGCTTGTGTTCCTTGTATGGATTAGAGGGTTTATATCAAACAGAACCGGCCGACCCGGAAGTGGCCGCTGAGATTCGTGCCGCATTGCAAACACCAACCGCCGACCGGCTGTGGCAAGTCGCCGATGCCCTGCGTGTTGGCCTATCGGTCGAGGAAATTCATACGATCACTCACATCGATCCCTGGTTTGTGGAAGAAATCCGGCAACTCGTGGAATTTGAGCATGAATTGGTCGCGCAACGTCATGCGTTCTCGACGCCACTCTATCAGGAGGCGAAACGACTCGGGTTTTCGGATGAACGGCTGATGCAACTGCTCGAGCTTTCCGCTGAATCGCTTCAAGAGGTGGCAAAATCCCTTGACGCCACATTCCGCCTGACTTATAAGCGCGTCGATACCTGTGCCGCTGAGTTTGAAGCTCACACGCCGTACTTGTATTCAACATACAGCGCGCATTGCGAAGCTCGCGTCTCGAACCGCAAAAAAGTCATCATTCTTGGAGGAGGGCCCAACCGAATAGGGCAGGGGATAGAATTTGACTATTGCTGTGTCCACTCGGCCATGGCGCTGCAAGAAGAAGGCATTGAAACCATCATGGTCAACTGTAACCCTGAGACCGTGAGCACCGACTATGATATCTCTGATCGCCTGTATTTCGAACCGCTGACCGTCGAAGATGTGACGCATATTCTTGATGTAGAAAACCCCTTTGGCATTATCGTGCAATTTGGCGGTCAAACGCCCTTAAAACTTTCGTGGCCGCTCGACAAAATCGGAGCGCCGATCCTGGGAACCAGCCCGGACGCCATTGATCGGGCGGAAGATCGCAAACGATTCAGCGCCTTGATCACTGATCTCTCGTTACGTCAGCCGGAAAGCGGGACGGCATTCAGTTTTGAAGAAGCCCACCATATCGCCGAACGGGTCCAGTATCCCGTGATGGCGCGACCGTCGTACGTGCTGGGTGGCCGCGCGATGCAGATTCTCTACGATGCGGATTCGCTCGAACGGTACCTGCATGTTCATGCGTTGAATCTTGCCCGGCATCCGTTGCTCGTTGATCATTACCTGGACGGGGCCATTGAAGTGGATGTCGATGCCATTTCGGACGGCCATCATGTCGTGGTCGCCGGCATCATGGAACATGTCGAAATGGCGGGGATTCACTCCGGGGATTCAGCCTGCTCGCTGCCCCCCTATTCCTTGCCGGGATCATTGATCGATGAAATCAAAACACAAACGATTGCCCTGGCAAAGTCGTTGAATGTGGTGGGGTTGATGAATATCCAATTTGCAGTCCAGGGAAATCAGGTCTTTGTCTTGGAAGTCAACCCGCGAGCCTCACGCACCGTACCGTTCGTAAGCAAAACCATCGGTGTGCCATTGGCCAAGCTCGCGACGAAAGTCATGGTTGGCCGATCCCTGGAAGAACTTGGCTTCATGGAAACCCCGCGGCTTTCTCATATGTCCGTCAAAGAAGCCGTCTTCCCTTTTACCAAGCTTGGGGCGGTGGATGTCCTGCTCGGCCCAGAAATGCGTTCGACGGGTGAGGTGATGGGCATCGATGGAGACTTTGGCTGGGCGTTCGCCAAATCGCAAGCGGCGGCTGGCAATGCTCTTCCCAAATCAGGAACTGTTCTGTTAAGTGTGAAGGATAGCGATAAGGAAGGCACGTTGGACATCGCTCGACGGCTACGCGCGCTAGGCTTCACCCTTCAAGCGACCAACGGCACCGCTGCGTTTCTCCGCCAACAGGGAATCGACGTGGAGTCGGTCAACAAAATTAAGGAAGGCCGGCCCCATATCGTGGACGTGATCAAGAATGGCCAGATCGGCGTCGTCGTAAATACGGTCGGGAGCGCCGCTTCACAGGATGATTCCGCTCCGATCAGAAAGGAAGCGTTGTATCAGGGAATTCCGTATTTCACGACGATTCCTGCGGCAAAAGCCGCCGTCCTTGGCATTGAAGCCATGCGTAAGGGCAAACTGCGTGTTCGCCCGCTGCAAGCCTATCAAGCCGCATTAAAACATCATAAGTGA
- the greA gene encoding transcription elongation factor GreA, whose protein sequence is MKIPMTQKGYQGLKEELDRLRKVERPKVIQAIAEAREHGDLRENAEYKAAKEQQQFIENRLAEIEYKLTEAQVIEVTPGPSETVVFGATVKLADLESGEEKQYRLVGQEEADIKTGSISVQSPIGRGLIGHHVGDIVQIQRPAGTIEYEVQDIWFEEM, encoded by the coding sequence ATGAAAATTCCGATGACTCAGAAAGGCTATCAGGGACTGAAAGAAGAACTGGACCGTCTGCGCAAAGTCGAGCGCCCCAAAGTCATTCAAGCCATCGCAGAAGCCCGGGAACACGGAGATCTTCGGGAGAACGCAGAATACAAGGCTGCGAAGGAACAACAACAGTTCATCGAGAATCGCTTGGCCGAGATTGAATATAAGTTAACGGAAGCGCAAGTGATTGAAGTGACCCCAGGGCCAAGTGAGACCGTGGTCTTCGGTGCGACGGTCAAACTGGCTGACCTGGAATCCGGTGAAGAAAAACAGTATCGGTTGGTGGGACAGGAAGAAGCGGATATTAAAACAGGAAGCATATCCGTACAGTCCCCAATCGGCCGAGGGCTTATCGGACACCACGTCGGGGATATCGTCCAAATTCAACGACCGGCCGGAACGATCGAATACGAAGTTCAAGATATTTGGTTTGAGGAGATGTAA
- a CDS encoding SAM-dependent chlorinase/fluorinase — translation MASATSLITLLTDFGQRDYFVPSMKGVILGINSQARITDLSHDIAPQNIEQAAFYLKSCYHYFPDGTIHVVVVDPGVGSDRRALLVSTSRYFFLAPDNGVLSYIFEQELSVEVRVIENKQYRLDSEGATFDGRDLFSPAAAWLTKGQVPGSYGPLVHNYVTLPKTEPRMENGKLVGKILYIDRFGNLISNITPNDLETFRSVAKQEPATLRLGDLTITGIKTHYAEGALGLPESLINSNGQLEVFIRQGNAAERCECRVGQRIEVA, via the coding sequence ATGGCATCTGCGACATCGCTTATCACGTTATTGACGGATTTTGGGCAACGCGATTACTTCGTGCCCAGCATGAAAGGTGTTATCCTCGGCATTAATTCCCAGGCGCGCATCACCGATTTATCACACGACATTGCCCCGCAGAATATCGAGCAGGCCGCCTTCTATCTGAAATCCTGCTATCACTACTTCCCCGACGGGACTATTCATGTCGTAGTCGTCGATCCAGGCGTCGGGAGCGACCGTCGCGCATTACTCGTATCGACTTCCCGCTATTTTTTCTTAGCCCCCGATAATGGAGTCCTCAGTTATATTTTTGAACAGGAGCTGTCAGTCGAAGTTCGCGTCATCGAGAATAAGCAATACCGTTTGGATTCCGAAGGGGCGACCTTTGACGGACGGGACCTCTTCTCGCCAGCCGCCGCCTGGCTCACCAAAGGCCAAGTGCCGGGATCGTATGGTCCGCTCGTTCATAATTACGTGACCCTTCCCAAAACAGAACCCAGAATGGAAAATGGAAAACTTGTTGGCAAGATTCTGTACATCGACCGTTTTGGCAACCTCATCTCCAACATCACGCCCAATGACCTCGAGACATTCCGCTCGGTGGCGAAACAGGAACCCGCGACGCTGCGATTAGGCGATCTTACGATTACAGGCATCAAAACCCATTATGCCGAGGGCGCGTTAGGATTGCCGGAATCCTTGATCAACAGTAACGGACAGTTAGAAGTCTTCATTCGACAGGGCAACGCCGCCGAACGGTGTGAATGTCGAGTCGGACAACGCATTGAAGTCGCATAA
- a CDS encoding Tn3 family transposase yields the protein MPRMEVLSAVEREEFDSPPTFTFAQQQHYFDPSLDVIRTLKRQRTPTHQVYFLVSYGYFLATHRFYPSALFRESDIQYVTRIIGLDVQQLQLWSYVKPTQTRHRHLIRTLCQFRRCDHVARQYLTAEVQRLVKQHWAPRHLFVRLVEQLSAKRIEIPGSGYLSRLIATTMTQYRLMLARRLRAQLTPAMREGLAALLNPSVEPMGSARYRLGQLKRLSQSTKPTKVQIRLKDLEEMQTLYQLLTPVLPVLNLPQAGIIEYATITLKLDLFDLVRRTEPDRLLHLFTFAIHHYFRLHDNLVDVFLSVLPSLLSSVQREHMEHCYEKREAQSRSLTTLLTILETDVLTAFKTIKRIAESSTLSDRDKIQRIQTVFAARQTPQQQLVETMTPLKASVEEMRHQDAYYTVLERRSLRLQARLMPILKHLPWQGTDQALLAAIRYVKTPKGDWGREAPKRFLTATERKAVSPPAQAFRVSLYKALLFIHVQQGIKAGTLYLNQSYKYRALEDYLLSREQWQQHRQEYLKQAGLQAFTNPHTVLHTLETHLQRQYVTTNEHILAQQNAHVSQKADASFVVRTPAQPMVNTEALSTFFPGRQYIALTEILATVDRLTHFLSEFKHGHYQPRESRPPTRAFLAGVLGLGCGIGVRKLARISWHVQEGQVEHTVHWYFTPTTVRAANDRILQMVEQLPLPDIYRRSEDVLQTSSDGQKFEVPAESLNANFSYKYFGKGQGVSVYSFIDERHLLFYSTVLSAAERESAYVLDGLLYQDGLPSTIHSTNTHGYSELVFGAMHLLGFAYAPRIKNFQRQRLYAFKELRRHARYAAFALKPHGTINTDLICEHWDDILRFVATLKLRITTPSALFRRLNSYSAQHLLYRALKAFGQILKSMFLLRYFDEVELRQQITQQLNKVEQSHRFARALSVGTPREFLSVEKDEQEIEEGCKRLIKNAVTCWNYVYLSKRLMQTADPTHQHLFLEAIRHGSPISWQHVNLLGEYDFSDARLEDSVGIFPATWLTENQSWLREALER from the coding sequence ATGCCTAGAATGGAAGTCCTCAGTGCCGTCGAACGAGAAGAATTCGACTCACCGCCCACGTTCACGTTCGCTCAGCAGCAACATTATTTTGATCCGTCTTTAGACGTCATCCGTACGCTCAAACGACAACGAACACCGACCCATCAGGTCTACTTTCTCGTCAGCTATGGCTATTTTCTGGCTACGCATCGCTTTTACCCGAGCGCCCTCTTCCGAGAATCTGATATCCAATACGTGACACGAATCATCGGATTGGACGTCCAGCAGCTCCAGCTGTGGTCTTATGTGAAGCCCACACAAACACGTCACCGCCATCTCATTCGCACCCTCTGTCAGTTTCGCCGTTGCGACCACGTGGCACGTCAATATCTCACGGCCGAAGTCCAGCGTCTGGTGAAACAGCATTGGGCCCCGCGCCACTTGTTTGTTCGGCTCGTCGAACAACTCTCTGCGAAGCGCATTGAAATTCCGGGCTCCGGGTATCTGAGCCGTCTCATTGCCACGACGATGACTCAGTATCGACTGATGCTCGCTCGACGCTTGCGTGCGCAGTTGACCCCAGCCATGCGTGAGGGGTTGGCCGCATTGCTCAATCCCTCCGTGGAGCCCATGGGATCGGCACGTTATCGCCTGGGGCAATTGAAACGGTTGTCGCAATCCACCAAACCCACCAAAGTCCAAATACGCTTGAAGGATCTTGAGGAGATGCAGACCCTCTACCAGCTGCTTACTCCCGTGCTGCCAGTCCTCAATCTTCCGCAAGCCGGGATCATCGAGTATGCCACGATCACGTTAAAACTCGATCTCTTTGATCTCGTGCGCCGAACAGAACCTGATCGTCTCTTACATCTCTTCACATTTGCCATTCACCATTATTTCCGGTTGCACGATAATCTTGTTGATGTATTTTTGAGCGTCTTGCCATCTCTGTTGTCGAGTGTGCAGCGAGAACACATGGAACACTGTTACGAGAAGCGAGAGGCCCAGTCGAGAAGTCTCACCACGCTGCTCACGATCCTGGAGACGGATGTCCTGACCGCCTTTAAGACGATCAAACGGATTGCGGAATCCTCGACCCTCTCAGATCGTGACAAAATCCAACGGATTCAAACGGTCTTTGCGGCGCGCCAGACACCGCAGCAACAACTGGTTGAGACCATGACTCCCCTGAAGGCCAGTGTGGAGGAGATGCGACACCAAGATGCCTATTACACTGTGCTCGAAAGGCGCTCCCTTCGACTGCAGGCTCGCTTGATGCCGATCTTGAAACATCTCCCATGGCAGGGCACGGATCAAGCCTTACTGGCGGCGATTCGGTATGTGAAAACCCCGAAAGGCGATTGGGGTCGCGAGGCACCCAAGCGCTTTCTCACCGCCACCGAACGGAAGGCTGTCAGCCCGCCTGCTCAGGCCTTTCGCGTCTCCCTGTATAAAGCCCTCCTGTTTATTCATGTGCAACAGGGGATTAAAGCGGGGACACTCTATCTTAACCAATCCTATAAATATCGCGCCCTCGAAGACTATCTCCTCAGTCGTGAACAATGGCAACAGCATCGTCAGGAATACCTCAAGCAAGCGGGCCTTCAAGCCTTCACGAATCCTCATACGGTCTTACACACATTGGAAACGCACCTGCAGCGACAGTATGTCACCACCAATGAGCATATTCTGGCCCAACAGAATGCGCATGTGAGCCAGAAGGCCGATGCCAGTTTTGTCGTACGAACCCCGGCTCAACCAATGGTGAACACTGAGGCGCTCTCCACCTTTTTTCCGGGTCGACAGTATATCGCCTTAACGGAAATTTTAGCGACCGTTGATCGGCTCACGCACTTTCTCAGCGAATTCAAACATGGACATTACCAGCCTCGAGAGTCTCGTCCTCCCACACGTGCGTTTCTCGCGGGCGTACTGGGGCTGGGGTGTGGGATTGGGGTTCGGAAGCTTGCCCGCATTTCTTGGCATGTGCAGGAAGGGCAAGTCGAGCATACCGTTCATTGGTATTTCACTCCCACGACGGTGCGGGCCGCTAATGATCGTATTCTCCAAATGGTGGAGCAACTGCCATTGCCGGACATTTATCGTCGGTCCGAGGACGTGCTGCAGACTTCGAGTGATGGGCAGAAATTCGAAGTCCCCGCCGAGTCCCTGAATGCCAATTTTTCGTATAAATATTTTGGCAAAGGCCAAGGCGTCAGTGTCTATAGTTTTATTGATGAACGCCATCTCCTCTTTTACTCCACCGTGCTTAGCGCGGCGGAACGAGAGAGCGCCTATGTCCTCGATGGCCTGCTTTATCAGGACGGGTTGCCCAGTACCATTCATTCAACGAATACGCATGGGTATAGTGAATTAGTCTTCGGGGCCATGCATTTATTAGGATTTGCCTATGCGCCGCGGATCAAAAATTTTCAGCGGCAACGGCTCTATGCCTTCAAAGAGCTTCGCCGTCATGCACGCTATGCTGCGTTCGCCCTGAAACCTCATGGCACGATCAACACGGACCTGATTTGTGAGCACTGGGACGACATCTTGCGCTTTGTGGCGACACTCAAGTTGAGAATCACGACGCCCTCCGCACTGTTCCGACGGCTCAATTCCTATTCCGCCCAACACCTATTGTATCGCGCGTTGAAAGCCTTTGGACAAATTCTCAAGTCCATGTTCTTGCTTCGGTATTTCGATGAAGTAGAACTGCGGCAACAGATCACCCAACAACTCAACAAAGTGGAGCAGTCGCATCGCTTTGCCCGGGCCCTCTCAGTGGGAACGCCTCGAGAATTTCTGAGTGTGGAGAAGGACGAACAAGAAATCGAAGAAGGGTGTAAGCGTCTCATCAAAAATGCCGTGACCTGTTGGAATTATGTGTATCTCTCAAAGCGACTGATGCAAACAGCCGACCCCACCCACCAACACCTGTTCCTTGAGGCCATTCGGCATGGATCCCCGATCTCTTGGCAGCATGTAAATCTCTTAGGCGAGTACGATTTTTCCGATGCGCGGTTGGAAGACTCGGTGGGGATTTTCCCTGCCACTTGGCTCACTGAAAACCAATCCTGGTTGAGGGAGGCGTTAGAACGATAA
- a CDS encoding type II toxin-antitoxin system RelE/ParE family toxin, with product MWQVIFHETFDEEFMELPADVQDAILSHKGLLEMFGPQLSRPHADTLEGSKYSNMKELRFDADNGVWRVAFAFDHQRQAVLLVAGDKSGTGQKRFYKQLIKKADERFKDWLKSQKGE from the coding sequence ATGTGGCAGGTCATATTTCACGAGACGTTTGATGAAGAATTTATGGAATTGCCTGCCGATGTTCAAGACGCCATTTTAAGCCATAAAGGGCTCTTGGAAATGTTTGGGCCTCAACTGAGCAGACCGCATGCGGATACGTTGGAAGGGTCCAAGTATTCGAATATGAAAGAGCTACGTTTTGATGCGGATAACGGTGTTTGGCGAGTGGCCTTCGCGTTTGATCACCAACGCCAAGCGGTTTTGTTGGTGGCAGGTGATAAATCCGGGACTGGTCAGAAACGCTTTTACAAGCAATTGATTAAAAAAGCGGATGAGCGGTTTAAGGATTGGCTCAAAAGTCAGAAAGGAGAGTAA
- a CDS encoding helix-turn-helix transcriptional regulator codes for MARTINEVISSLPKVRQKRITKRSKEMVEEYMALQEIRKARELTQKDVAKKLKISQDGVSRLEQRTDVMLSTLRKYVEAMGGSLNLVAQFPDRPPVEIAGFSDTPKQK; via the coding sequence ATGGCCAGAACAATAAATGAAGTTATTTCCAGCCTTCCTAAGGTGCGGCAAAAACGGATAACAAAACGTTCAAAGGAAATGGTCGAGGAATACATGGCGTTACAGGAAATCCGTAAAGCACGGGAACTGACTCAAAAAGATGTAGCGAAGAAGCTTAAGATTTCGCAAGACGGTGTCTCGCGCCTTGAACAACGCACGGACGTGATGCTCTCTACCTTACGAAAATACGTGGAAGCAATGGGTGGCAGCCTTAATCTAGTCGCGCAGTTTCCAGACCGTCCTCCTGTGGAGATTGCTGGATTTTCTGATACCCCCAAACAAAAATAA
- a CDS encoding type II toxin-antitoxin system HipA family toxin translates to MTSVLDIFLNERRVGVLTLLPGGRNLFSFDESYADDPKRPVLSQSYFSAEGDLLTPPKAYSGKVPPFFSNLLPEGHLRAYLAERGGIKPTHEFYLLYLLGEDLPGAVIAKPAKGFSLPRKKEEQERSESKEAEQPLRFSLAGVQLKFSALMARNGGLTIPASGMGGNWIVKLPSPAYDNIPENEYAMMHMAAEIGIPVPETKLVPLSDIVGLPDFGKLRGKQALAVKRFDRTEDGKRIHIEDFAQVYSVFPEKKYEGVSFTNIAGMVWTLTGEEGLRDFIRHLAFTILTGNGDMHLKNWSFIYRDGRTPELSPAYDLVSTIPYIPGDKLALKFLNTKDMMLCDLQLFEKLAEKAGLPKKLVLDAAGETAEKTREAWKKNKAHYALPSEIEEVIDGHMSSVVL, encoded by the coding sequence ATGACAAGCGTACTAGACATTTTTCTGAATGAGCGGCGCGTCGGCGTGTTAACCCTGCTCCCCGGCGGCCGGAACCTATTTTCCTTTGATGAATCCTATGCAGATGATCCCAAGCGCCCTGTATTAAGCCAGTCCTATTTTTCCGCAGAGGGAGATTTACTCACCCCTCCCAAGGCCTATAGCGGAAAAGTGCCGCCGTTTTTTTCGAACCTCTTGCCGGAAGGACATTTACGCGCGTATCTGGCCGAACGTGGCGGCATAAAGCCGACCCATGAATTTTATCTTCTCTATCTGTTGGGAGAAGATTTGCCCGGCGCGGTGATTGCCAAACCGGCAAAAGGGTTTTCGCTCCCACGGAAAAAAGAAGAACAGGAACGATCTGAAAGCAAGGAAGCGGAGCAGCCTTTGCGCTTTTCTTTGGCGGGTGTTCAGCTGAAATTCTCCGCGCTGATGGCGCGTAATGGCGGTCTGACCATCCCGGCAAGCGGCATGGGCGGCAACTGGATTGTCAAACTGCCGTCACCGGCCTATGACAACATCCCGGAAAACGAATACGCCATGATGCATATGGCGGCGGAGATTGGGATCCCCGTCCCGGAAACAAAACTGGTTCCTCTATCCGACATTGTCGGCCTGCCGGATTTTGGGAAGTTAAGAGGTAAGCAGGCGCTTGCAGTCAAGCGTTTTGATCGTACGGAGGATGGCAAGCGCATCCATATCGAAGATTTTGCGCAAGTCTACAGCGTTTTTCCGGAGAAAAAATATGAAGGCGTCAGTTTTACCAATATCGCCGGGATGGTCTGGACGTTGACGGGCGAAGAGGGTTTGCGGGATTTCATCCGGCATCTGGCCTTTACGATTCTGACCGGCAATGGCGACATGCATCTAAAAAACTGGTCTTTCATTTACAGGGACGGGCGGACGCCGGAACTGTCCCCGGCTTACGATTTGGTTTCCACAATCCCTTATATTCCGGGCGACAAGCTGGCTCTAAAATTTTTGAATACAAAGGATATGATGCTGTGTGATTTACAGCTATTTGAAAAGCTGGCGGAAAAGGCCGGGTTGCCAAAAAAACTGGTGTTAGACGCAGCGGGGGAAACAGCAGAAAAAACTAGGGAGGCCTGGAAGAAAAACAAGGCCCACTATGCTCTGCCCTCTGAAATAGAGGAAGTTATTGATGGACATATGAGCAGCGTGGTGCTTTAA
- a CDS encoding helix-turn-helix domain-containing protein, which produces MKEIAEKLKKARKEKGLTQAELGKKMGLPQSHISKIEASEVDLRLSSLQEMARLLDLEPMLIPRALTPAVRSVISGRAKERKPAWQPDSLSESDEEELA; this is translated from the coding sequence ATGAAAGAAATTGCTGAAAAATTGAAGAAGGCCCGCAAGGAAAAAGGGCTGACGCAAGCGGAGCTGGGTAAAAAGATGGGGCTGCCGCAAAGCCATATTTCTAAGATTGAAGCGAGCGAGGTGGATTTGCGCCTCTCCAGCCTGCAGGAAATGGCCCGCCTCCTTGATCTGGAGCCGATGCTGATCCCGCGTGCCTTGACCCCGGCTGTCCGGTCCGTCATATCCGGCCGTGCGAAGGAGCGGAAACCAGCCTGGCAGCCTGACAGTTTATCTGAAAGTGATGAAGAGGAACTGGCATGA
- a CDS encoding tyrosine-type recombinase/integrase — MDSFNFCFRQKPKLIFIEKQRLTSLLTCAIFAFMNKNRKAKIENDPWNKDKAVGQMAPFTPDQAGLIRSLLVAEKKIRDLALFNMGIDTMLRASDLLPLRVIDVTDHNGDVVHEFTVRQKKTSKGHVVALTPDTRDSVADWMIASGKGPEDYLWTSIGNKPSVKHLSREQYANLVKNWCYLARMNPKTHSTHSVRRSKSAAIYDATHNLAACKELLGHKNIGSTAHYLGVDQRAALELAKRVKI; from the coding sequence ATGGATAGTTTCAATTTTTGCTTTAGACAAAAGCCAAAATTGATATTTATTGAAAAACAACGACTTACATCTCTTTTAACCTGTGCTATTTTTGCTTTTATGAATAAAAATAGAAAAGCAAAAATTGAGAATGACCCATGGAACAAGGATAAAGCCGTTGGTCAGATGGCACCCTTTACCCCTGATCAGGCCGGCCTGATCCGATCCTTGCTGGTTGCCGAGAAAAAAATCCGGGATCTGGCTCTGTTCAACATGGGTATCGATACGATGCTGCGTGCGTCTGATCTTTTACCCTTACGTGTGATCGATGTCACCGATCACAATGGTGATGTCGTTCATGAGTTTACGGTCCGTCAGAAAAAAACCAGCAAAGGTCATGTGGTTGCCCTGACACCGGATACCCGCGACTCGGTCGCTGACTGGATGATTGCCTCCGGCAAGGGCCCGGAAGATTATCTCTGGACCAGCATCGGCAACAAACCTTCCGTCAAGCACCTCAGCCGCGAACAATATGCCAATCTGGTAAAAAACTGGTGTTATCTCGCCCGCATGAATCCCAAAACCCATAGCACCCATTCCGTGCGGCGCTCAAAATCAGCCGCCATTTATGACGCCACACATAATCTGGCAGCCTGCAAGGAACTACTGGGACACAAGAACATCGGGAGCACGGCTCATTATCTGGGGGTCGATCAAAGAGCGGCGCTTGAATTAGCCAAGCGCGTCAAAATATGA